In the genome of Centropristis striata isolate RG_2023a ecotype Rhode Island chromosome 6, C.striata_1.0, whole genome shotgun sequence, the window tgaattaattCATATAATGGATGCTTTTAACACTGGTAAATATGTAATCGTTAATGTTACCTACATTCCTAAAAGCAGTGGtgcaatgtaactaagtatatttactcaaatactgttctgaagtataattttgatatatttgttctttacttgagtattttaatttgaccacatttagctgacagctttggttacttttcaggtggagatttaacatgaaaagcacttcaaataatttaaaatgatcatgcattttatacattaaaccacaaaacagtatattagaTGGTTAAAATTAACCCTACCTTGATGACcgcaaaatgctgcttacatgaatgcatttaaaataataatcaaataatatatttggaatatataaaacaacctgagtgggtccattgtGCATaatgatactttaagtacattttgatgctgatacttttgtacttttacttcagtaagttttgaatgcaggacttttacttgtagtggagtaatttcacagtgtggtattagtacttttacttaagtaaaggatctaaataTTAAGTTCCACTGCTGCCTAAAAGTATATTTATGCTTTAGTTATAGAATAAATACGgtatttttaaaattcttaTTCATGGCCGTTCTGAAGCTTTTTAACAGTGAATTACCTTCATCTGTTAGATATTCTTTatcaaaaacaatttattttattttattagctattcattttgggcattttgtacaAAAGCAAGACaagcatatatatattaaaggaaTCATTTATcaatttactattttttattttattttatgtatgtattatcTGTTCTTTGTTAATGTAAAAGATAATTTTAACTAGCCTAGACAAACTTTTTATGATATTTGTTTTAGACATTAGAAATATTTTAGACAttctttacaaaaacaaaaacgttgtgtatttaaaaaaataatgaaggaatgttatatttcataactaataaaaccaacaacaacattatttctatttaaattcCAGAAACTGCCATACATTGCTAAGACATTTCCCATTAAAATTATCTACACCAGCTGATACTCTACAGAACCCTCAGTCCTCCAGATAAATGCTTCTGAACAACTTCTGTTTATGTTTCTGTGCAACTTTGACCCATTTATTTCCAAACGGTTCACAATTTCcctgttttgtttaattttcttcGAAGAACAATAAcattacagaaaacacaacaatacaGAGAGCACTTCAAAATAGCAAGAGATAAGAAAATGTTCTTCTTTCTTATATTTAGTCTACACCATGATGAATATTAGCGAGTTGATGTCTTGATTCGCCCTAACCTTTAAAACATGAGAATAAATTATACTGAGAACACAAAAGGGTtgtttagaaataaaataaaagcagttttaGACTAATTATATAATTTCAATGTCTAAAAATCAGTGATATGTTGCTTTAAATGAATGCTTTATGAATTTatgaatttctttatttttcatttattatctgCTGTTTGTTAATGTGAAAGATAATTTTAACTAGCCTCGATAaacgttacatttttttaaggctAAAAATCAATGCGACTTtgctttaaattaattatatataaatgtattcttatactttaaatataattaatttataataatattaaatgcattattatcatagactgtataaaatattatcttcataattaattaaatatttccgactttattctcgtaattaattaaatatgtactactttattctcgtaattaattaaatattttcgactttattctcgtaattaattatatatttccGACTtcattcttgtaattaattaaatattttcgactttaatatcgtaatatttttttatgtggtcCTAATACTCGTCGTAGTTACGTGTGCTTCGTTGTCGTggaaaatttttttattttattttatttgaatcaaACTTTGAAATCGTATTTAAAAGCATTCAAATTCAGAAACCGGATTTAACTCTAAAGCCTACAACTCCCACAATTAGGGTTACGTCTACGTCACAAACTTCCAACCAATAGGTGAGCGCGTCTGCGTCACGTGATCAGCAGCGCAGCAGATTtgaattgtttgtgtgttttcagacaGTTTGAATCATACGAAGCAGAAAAGaaaatttgtgagttttcaGAGGAACTTGAGGTTTGTAGCTTCTTGCTTTAAGTAAACTGTGTGTATTTCCGCATCCCTGGAGCCAAACGTCATGTTTAAATTCTCAGTTTAAAACAAATATCGGTTAACCTTCAGATGTAGCTAACGTAGCATGTTAAAGTTAGAGCGTGGCGACCTGAAGTTCGTTTAAGATTACCTTTCTTCGctgttttgtgaaaaaaaaattgtgtgggATATTGTCATTATAGTTTAATGTGCTGCTACAGGTTTGATCCGGATCAACCTGTTGCCCACAGAGAAGAACCAACAGCAGGATGGACTGTCGAGCTAACAGCGGTGAGCTAACTTTAACTGACCCCGAATCAGCATTTATACACATCTATCACCATGAtcagggccagattaacactttgctgtacTCTGGtcaacaatattcaagggcccaatcatcacgaccccagaatcaccataatctgaCAAAATATAGagtaaattacagtaatataccgTTAATACATCATtaactaactgtcatcaagtgcatttacatgtacagatgtgcaaacgctcatagaactacaaatgcaccactatgtccaaacaaaacacgtcagcatcagtataatctggcaaaattgacccactacatagataattataataatgaattttatttggaaggcgcctttcttggcactcaaggatactgtacaaaaagatagaaaaagagaggaaaggaagtgtcctcaattttcacaaaaaaataagtaagcaaccactttcaaagcatccaatatttatttaacaacacctATTCCCAGCACACATGTATTGGATTGATAGaggcatcacagaggaagacaagacacaaacgaaaatcaagaatctagaatcaagtagcattttggtcctcagctcattttaaacagaaatcaccgTCACCTCAAAATTCAGTTTTGAGCAACAGCTCTGACagacagtttaacatataagcgagagataaccagatattttgCTTCTGCAcacactgccctgggccctttagaggtcgtgggcccctgggcaatttcccagttgcccatatggttaatcTGGCCTTGACCATGATCGTGTGTTTTATTAACTTCATCAATTTTCTCTGAACAGATACGTTCTTTCTGACTGATGAGAAGTTTGACTTTGACGTTTCTCTGTCCCCCGCCAGGTAAGAAACACACAATTgagccagaaaaaaaatatcagatcCTTTCTTCAGTTAGTacttaaactaaaactactaaagtaaaaatattctgCAAAAATTCCAAGTAAAGTTCCTGCattgaaaatgaaattaaatgcatTGTACAAATGTGTGACTATAGTCTGAAAAGTGTAGTTTAAGTAGCAAAAGTAGAAGTATGTTCACTATGACTGTTGTAAATAGTGTTGTTACTGTCCTCCAAATACTCTGAACATACTTTAGGTTTTAAGGTCACATTtcggtttaattaaaaaaacattttcaacactAACAGCTTTGCTGGGGTTAGACTATCTAGTCTTAATGTGCAAAAGTCAATAGATCTGTTGTatgtgtctccacatattgtacatattgatctattgtcatgttttcagcctctcctctctgctctgtgtaaacaaatttTCAGTGAAGATTGTAAAActtcagaaaataatgacactTTCACAATGTGTCAAAACTCTAATTCTATCAAAAATAACAAGGAAAAGTGGCAAACCCTTGCATCTAAGAAGCTGGAAAggtgtttttatgaaaaatgacTTGGACAAATAGCAAAATATAGTTGGCATTCATTTTCAATCGGTTAATCATTTGAGTCTTTAGTAAATGTTCAAGTGAAAGTGCCTGAAGTTCTCTAATACAGCTCTCTGTAttgaaatagggctgggcgatatgtcgatataacaaatatattgatatttttaaatgtgatatggatttagaccatatcgcatatatcaatatagttaaaaaaatgtttctttctttatatataaatgctgcccctacaagggtttgtcatatttagttcttttgtcatgttcgttattcttttctcatataaatatatttatttcagaagtaTATAGATATTTAGCCTTAGTATATCGGAATATGACTTTtgctccatatcgcccagccctatattgAAATCACTACTACTGTACTGTGAGCAGTTTGTTCCTATCTGTGACGTGTTTCTCTGCAGCTCCAATGGAGATGAAGACGAGGTGTTTGTGGGTCCGGTCAGCCATAAGGAGAGGTGCGTCTCTGTGAACGTGGTGTCTCAGCTGGAGGATgttggcggcggcggcggcggggaGCGGGCGAGCTGGAGTCCGCTCAGCGCCGATCAGCTGGAGGCTGTGTGTCAGGAAGCCCACAGACTAGCAGTGCAGTGCAGTGAGTCGAACCAGCCACACGGCGAGGAAGACAAGACCGCCGACGCCACAACGGACCGGGATGAGTTCATCCAGGACGCCGAGGCCAAACTGGGCGTGATCGATCAGACCCCCAGAGCGCTGAGCCCCATCAAACGGCAGACCTTCTGCGTGCAGGACAGTCCCATGAAGCAGCTGCCGCCTGCCGTCCAGCGCCGCCTGCTGACGGGAGGCAGCTCCAACACGGCTCCACCCTCCCGCCCCGCCGCCGCGGCTTATTCCACCCGAGCAGCTTCATCCATCCGCCCCGCCGCCGCCACCTCCAGACTCAGCACCTCCAGACTCAGCACCTCTAGACTCAGCACCTCCAGCCCCGTGGCGGGGGTCCGGCCTCAGCCCAGGACGGGGCTGCGAGGGAGAACCACACTCGGCGTGGGCGTTGCCGTCGTGCTGCCGAGCAAACCGACCGCCCCGACGGCTTCCTGTTCAGCCAGCAAGAGCAGAGTGGAGAAGACCAGACTGCAGCCGCCGAGCAAGGTTGGAGAAAAGTTTCTGTTCTTTACTTTTCAATTCACAGGTGAAACAGTGGGTCAGTGACAGCAGATCTCCTCCACTGCAAGATCCCACCAACCTCTGACCTTACAGAAACtagtttaaccctctagagcagtgattcccaacagggggggctgAAGATCCACAGGGGGtcacgaagccctcttgattttaagggatgtaataaatccgatgtgttaaatatagatgagtcagtaTTTAATTAAACTACTAAAatggctacattaaacgtttattcatttatttatgtagaaaaatcactatagaaaagtttgaaaataaaggctatatcgcgagaataaggacatgtgtaacatccctcctgcagtatacacaggtaacctcacctggtggtaacctcctaaccctaacccggtcttttttttttcttctcgtcTCAGGCGGTGGGGGCTTGGAGGCGGAGCCCGTCCTCTCGCACCTCCAGCAGGGCGGAGTCCTGGGAGGATCTGCTCTCTGACTCAGCGAGCGTGGCGTCTGACGTCAGCGACTCCTCCCTCAACTCCAACTCCAGCCTGCTGGGGAAACGCTCGCTGCCTCCACCCACCACGGTAACACACCTGTTCACACCTGATTCGGGTTAATTTATCGCTTAGGAAAGGCGGAAAAAACTACTTATATTTGTGCACGTTTGGCCATCAAAAGGGATCATTTTTCTGGTCAAACAGCTCCACCTGTTGGTCTGTGGCAGTCAGTGCAGCCAATCAACCTCAGGGCAGGTTGAGCACATTTTAAGCgcttttcattcttcatttgTTAATAGTTTTGGCTGTGTTCATACATTTGGCAGAAATTTTGGTaagattgtgtgtttttatttgctcatcttttttccagctcagctcctgcagtaaggctaaaatacactgtaCAAACAATAGTTACACTCTTTAGGTTGAGCCCGTAAAATGCACCAttgaaacccattcaaaatgcaATTTTTCATCTCACGTTCAAGcataatacatgcattttatCTTCTAACCATCTATCTTGGTGTCAATCTGGGCTTTGGCCTTggaatttatcatttttattactttccaCCAGATTGCGTCATTTTGACCATATCGCATGATCCATACACACAAGCATGTACTGCTTCAAATAAATCTAAACATGGATCATCTTGAATCAAAGATGAATCCATCTAGAGAGACatggcaaacaaaacaaagagttATTTACACAGCTGAGTTTGCAGCCAGGTCTATAAAAATGGTGTCATCATGACAGAAACCTGGCATATTCAATAATCAATTGGTGTTTGATATCAATAATTAGGTCAGATGTAGGTGGGGAAATCACTACAATGAAAGCAGAATATGAtaaagtataatattttttatagcttGATTTTAGGAGCGCATTTTAGGAGCTAAGCAGTACAAGTGTGAGTATTTGACACagcacaaaacataataatgcaacaaaatcaGTGCTAATCAttgacaatcttttttttttttactttgcatgtAGTATATTGAaagtaattcacattttctgttattttcatcCAAAAACATGATGATATTATGACcaaaacatggcatttaaagggttaaaatatttaaaaatcaattagtATTTGATATCAATAATTAGGTCAGGTGTAGGGAGAAAAATAAGTACAATGAAAgtagaatataataatgtaaaatctatatttatttaaagcttGCTTTTTAGGAGCACATTTTATGCGCTAAGCAgtacaagtttgcataaaatttGAACCTATGGTGTTTTTCTCCGTCAGAGTGCTGTGAGGAACCTGTCGGCTGTGAAAGGTCCGCCCCTTGCGAAGAGGAGGGTGACGGAGAGGAAGAACACGTCCTCATCCTCGTCCTCCGTGTCCAGTTTCAACTCCAGTATATCCCTGTCCCCCGCTAAAGGTAAGCTAACTGctaaatcatagactgtatataaataaatagaggtCCAGGACATgccatatatattttatgcagTCACCTGCTGACTAAAATGAACcagcttcctcctcttcctcatccgaTCAGAACGTGCAGCCTCACAGGTGTCATGTccagggttcatacgggtgcttgaaatccttgaaaatgcttgaatttaaatgttgtattttcatggtttaaaaagtgcttggattttggataaagtgcttgtaaatgcttgaaattgttactgtatttctcttgcaatctgactatatccatctatagcctgtagatcatgggtctcaaacttgcggtctgcgggccaattgcggccctcgtgacgatattttctggcccccaccttgatatgaaagtttaatgtgagttttatatgaatggcactttaccgtgctgtgtgtggaaggtcccttttaattacttttttcagtcattttgtgtctttttttaaaataatttagtgtctttttttttgtaattttgtgtcattttttaaagtaatttagtgttatttcagtcattttgtcttttttttttttgtaattttgtgtcttttttttggtcattttgatactgcctccaatggccaccaggtaatttgagtttgatacCCCtgctatagataatcacatgttcaatgtaaaaataataagtagcctatctgaaatgaagaccgttcctcctaaaagtgtaataccatcgctgttggtatggttcagtgaaatctcccccttttagtatgtaagtactcatctaaaacatgcaacttacaacaggtgtaagatactgaaaaagcttgaaaatttaccttgaaagtctttgaaaaatgcttgaatttgaccactgctaaagtgtacaaaCCCTGCGTGTCTCCTCGCAGGTAAACTGAACTCCTCTCTGAGTGTGAGCGGCCCCACCGGCCCCAGCAGCATCAGCAGACCGGCCAGTAACAGCAGGCTGCGCCGCTCCACCGTCTCCGCCGCCGCAGAGCCGGCACCCTCCGCCGCCGCCGGCCGCCGCTCGCTGTCCTCCCAGGCCAGGAAGCTGTCGGAGGTCAAAACCGCCAAGTGCACACCGCTGAAGAGAGCGGAGGCCACGCCCCACCAGGTGACGCCCGCACAGAGGACTTTGGAGAGGACCGCCTCCGTCCCCGCTCCTGCCTCGGCCCGGCCGCAGAGCGGACTGAAACCCAAGTCCAGACCAGAGGCCCTGGTCCTACCGACACCCAGTGGAGGGGTCCGGGGAGTCA includes:
- the gtse1 gene encoding G2 and S phase-expressed protein 1 isoform X2, translated to MDCRANSDTFFLTDEKFDFDVSLSPASSNGDEDEVFVGPVSHKERCVSVNVVSQLEDVGGGGGGERASWSPLSADQLEAVCQEAHRLAVQCSESNQPHGEEDKTADATTDRDEFIQDAEAKLGVIDQTPRALSPIKRQTFCVQDSPMKQLPPAVQRRLLTGGSSNTAPPSRPAAAAYSTRAASSIRPAAATSRLSTSRLSTSRLSTSSPVAGVRPQPRTGLRGRTTLGVGVAVVLPSKPTAPTASCSASKSRVEKTRLQPPSKAVGAWRRSPSSRTSSRAESWEDLLSDSASVASDVSDSSLNSNSSLLGKRSLPPPTTSAVRNLSAVKGPPLAKRRVTERKNTSSSSSSVSSFNSSISLSPAKGKLNSSLSVSGPTGPSSISRPASNSRLRRSTVSAAAEPAPSAAAGRRSLSSQARKLSEVKTAKCTPLKRAEATPHQVTPAQRTLERTASVPAPASARPQSGLKPKSRPEALVLPTPSGGVRGVSQGDDASKMLKPKRLMSVSSVDSLPQKPSPAAPLTPSAGGCRSLQVKARRPSALPTPVRRRMSAIPVATPTNQSRPARPPPTPDCDPASCSASAKRERSYSPSPADTQEAEPVNPPDIQPFCLEEEEEEEKKEEEPPAAPPSSPPQPDQSESTEPEALSQSQPEPNKNLIELETTEESNSKTQEVLLLDLPAPTLQPQEKLLIDLTNTPNLIRTSSKTSTSTQLIDLSSPLIKWSPEDKRENNAPLINLSF
- the gtse1 gene encoding G2 and S phase-expressed protein 1 isoform X1; this translates as MDCRANSDTFFLTDEKFDFDVSLSPASSNGDEDEVFVGPVSHKERCVSVNVVSQLEDVGGGGGGERASWSPLSADQLEAVCQEAHRLAVQCSESNQPHGEEDKTADATTDRDEFIQDAEAKLGVIDQTPRALSPIKRQTFCVQDSPMKQLPPAVQRRLLTGGSSNTAPPSRPAAAAYSTRAASSIRPAAATSRLSTSRLSTSRLSTSSPVAGVRPQPRTGLRGRTTLGVGVAVVLPSKPTAPTASCSASKSRVEKTRLQPPSKAVGAWRRSPSSRTSSRAESWEDLLSDSASVASDVSDSSLNSNSSLLGKRSLPPPTTSAVRNLSAVKGPPLAKRRVTERKNTSSSSSSVSSFNSSISLSPAKGKLNSSLSVSGPTGPSSISRPASNSRLRRSTVSAAAEPAPSAAAGRRSLSSQARKLSEVKTAKCTPLKRAEATPHQVTPAQRTLERTASVPAPASARPQSGLKPKSRPEALVLPTPSGGVRGVSQGDDASKMLKPKRLMSVSSVDSLPQKPSPAAPLTPSAGGCRSLQVKARRPSALPTPVRRRMSAIPVATPTNQSRPARPPPTPDCDPASCSASAKRERSYSPSPADTQEAEPVNPPDIQPFCLEEEEEEEKKEEEPPAAPPSSPPQPDQSESTEPEALSQSQPEPNKNLIELETTEESNSKTQEVLLLDLPAPTLQPQEKLLIDLTNTPNLIRTSSKTSTSTQQLIDLSSPLIKWSPEDKRENNAPLINLSF